The following are encoded in a window of Stieleria sp. JC731 genomic DNA:
- a CDS encoding cell division protein FtsH, translated as MVDDEETITAYHEAGHAVIGFLLGGQIESVGLYAEADEWLPERFGDCHVNWGRVDANANEQIEREVLTVLAGPVAEMIYTQEEMHPADNPTWAHDWNLADQLCRRMLPDPYSRQTFLTAALMVLRDQIWRDQCWAAIAAVADELLAHESLDADQLSETLRFWTTR; from the coding sequence ATGGTTGACGACGAAGAAACGATAACGGCCTATCACGAAGCGGGGCATGCGGTCATCGGATTTCTATTGGGTGGGCAGATCGAATCGGTCGGACTCTATGCCGAAGCGGATGAGTGGCTGCCAGAACGATTCGGAGACTGCCATGTGAATTGGGGACGAGTCGACGCGAATGCCAATGAACAGATCGAACGAGAAGTACTGACCGTCTTGGCAGGTCCCGTCGCAGAAATGATTTACACACAAGAAGAGATGCACCCCGCGGACAATCCGACTTGGGCCCACGATTGGAATCTGGCCGATCAACTGTGCCGCCGAATGCTTCCGGATCCCTACTCTAGACAGACTTTCTTGACCGCAGCCTTGATGGTTCTACGCGACCAAATCTGGCGTGATCAATGCTGGGCCGCAATCGCGGCAGTCGCGGATGAACTTCTTGCGCATGAATCGCTTGACGCGGATCAACTCTCCGAAACACTGCGTTTTTGGACCACCCGATAG
- a CDS encoding DUF1559 domain-containing protein: MVCPHKRGGFTLVELLVVIAIIGILIALLLPAVQAAREAARIMQCQNRVKQIALACHNYESTFKELPGYGGERAGFLITQRDGRRRSNLGGGTWITQSLLYLEQDSLGKSIQSFARSLQVTPTDRVRELVRATVKTFHCPTRRDATPYPLLEPYSNRYGEYGARTDYAMNGGPAIIDTEAAPNSNEAPAIKITKDGVWVLGKRTRMNRILDGLSNTYLVGEKAMDLGKLVTGDGFGDRSPIAGYHEVPISSHSYVRYAARSPRMDSYENCLECHDFGSTHAAGWNVAFADGHVALMNYSLDLEVHRAQASVDGKEIIPYEH; the protein is encoded by the coding sequence ATGGTTTGTCCTCATAAACGCGGCGGCTTTACTCTCGTCGAGTTGTTGGTTGTCATCGCGATCATTGGGATCCTGATCGCATTGCTTTTGCCCGCTGTCCAGGCGGCACGAGAAGCCGCTCGCATCATGCAATGTCAGAATCGAGTTAAACAGATCGCGCTGGCCTGTCACAACTATGAATCGACCTTCAAAGAACTTCCTGGATACGGTGGGGAACGGGCCGGTTTCCTAATCACGCAACGTGACGGTCGCAGACGCAGCAATCTTGGAGGCGGAACTTGGATCACACAAAGCTTGCTCTATCTGGAACAAGACAGCCTGGGGAAATCGATCCAAAGCTTCGCGAGGTCACTACAAGTAACGCCGACCGATCGAGTGCGTGAACTGGTCCGGGCAACGGTCAAGACATTTCATTGCCCGACACGTCGAGACGCAACGCCGTATCCATTGCTAGAACCGTATAGCAATCGCTACGGAGAGTATGGGGCGCGGACCGACTACGCGATGAACGGTGGCCCGGCGATCATTGATACCGAAGCGGCCCCCAATTCGAACGAAGCCCCCGCGATTAAAATCACCAAAGACGGTGTCTGGGTACTGGGTAAACGCACTCGAATGAACCGAATCCTAGACGGACTGTCGAACACTTATCTGGTCGGCGAAAAGGCAATGGATTTGGGGAAACTTGTGACCGGTGACGGGTTCGGCGATCGATCACCGATCGCCGGATACCATGAAGTCCCCATTTCGTCTCACTCCTACGTTCGCTATGCCGCTCGATCGCCGAGAATGGATTCCTATGAGAACTGCCTGGAGTGTCATGACTTTGGTTCAACCCATGCGGCGGGTTGGAATGTCGCGTTTGCGGACGGGCATGTCGCATTGATGAACTACAGCTTGGACTTGGAAGTTCACCGCGCCCAAGCATCGGTCGACGGCAAAGAAATCATTCCGTACGAACACTAG
- a CDS encoding family 16 glycoside hydrolase, with protein sequence MRSFYRREHARLAACLSFILCLTNSSLVQSQTIDDPDFLVQGEYSGERRSMQVVAIGDGEFDITVFEAPIAERFSALEAPRKLDGDEDVVAELAESLELKRVERKPATLGAPPPRGAIVLFDGTKESLSRWKNGQLDDDGLLKQGTESIETFGDYRLHLEFRTPWMPDKSGQARGNSGVYHQGRYENQILDSFGLEGDKNETGSIYDIKAPDFNACLPPMAWQTYDVDFTAARFDGDKKVADARMTVRLNGVTVQNDVAVGKATRAAPLAEGAGPGPIYLQDHGNEVRFKNIWLVPRDPEREANRPIVPGFERFFTGGSPDPNALGGEMLISSLACAACHQNESHSLPTKRGPNLTDVASRLRPDALVSMTANPHQSKTGTSMPDPWPNADAGQRNANAAAIASFLLIESNDDTWIDRPSRRSQIRIGESLYHSVGCVACHQAFDDRKTATNTTIPLGDVASKYTVDALASFLNDPHKVRSGGRMPSLVGSKADAYCIASYLTREVTQRRPKVEMQRSFYRGKWEKLPDFKTLTPESVETVTRWDDNKYFSQNNIGLVYEAKIQILSDNTYEFSVTSDDGARLVIGENEVVNDGVHPATTKRGRFNLKAGIHPVRVEYFNAGGGGELEVHVSDPTIGRVRLEEMLASSDEAPRSLVKDRFTVDESLVETGRTLFQSSGCANCHQLNSIPSTMLAPTSLAQANLDAGCLADEVQSPAVNYSLSDRQRAAIVATIKRQRDDQESESKLADADLVHLNMATMNCYACHVRDGKGGPEPSRDTAFQTTTVEMGWESRMPPPLDGVGDKLQSEYLHKTIANGANERPYMMTRMPGFGKETLNHLADALVKLDVQPEGELTASDIEETIHDGRSLVGASGLACIKCHAYGGVKGGGIGVIDLVSMPKRLRSEWFHRYLMDPIKYRPGTRMPNSFPEGRSTYTKLYHGDADQQITAIWSYLKAGKSAQEPLGLRAGSILLTAGQRPLIYRNFFEGVSGRGIAVGYPEGINLIWDAERFGLNTVWRGAYIDAARHWTGRGQGRTSPVGSGITSLETDTPIAIGDDISMSWPSEDPRQSGYRFKGYRLDQDGRPVFRYQIGEATLEDHLQPMTESSAVRTLTIRWNADATPQQLIWRPATSGDISTEGEQFKVGSLTIGFDSPAQVVNAEGRRQLRLLLPAQPTVTVTEVISW encoded by the coding sequence ATGCGTTCGTTTTATCGCCGAGAGCACGCAAGGTTGGCCGCGTGCTTGTCGTTCATTCTTTGTTTGACAAATTCATCGTTGGTGCAAAGCCAGACGATTGATGATCCAGACTTTCTGGTTCAAGGGGAGTACAGCGGCGAACGACGCAGCATGCAGGTCGTCGCAATCGGTGATGGCGAATTCGACATTACAGTTTTCGAGGCTCCCATCGCCGAGCGCTTTTCGGCACTCGAAGCACCGCGAAAACTTGATGGCGATGAAGACGTTGTCGCCGAGCTTGCCGAGTCACTTGAACTGAAGCGTGTCGAAAGAAAGCCGGCAACATTGGGAGCCCCACCACCACGCGGTGCGATCGTACTTTTTGACGGAACCAAAGAATCACTAAGTCGCTGGAAGAACGGCCAGTTGGACGACGACGGCCTTCTGAAACAGGGGACCGAGTCAATTGAAACCTTTGGCGACTATCGATTGCATCTTGAGTTCCGGACCCCATGGATGCCGGACAAATCCGGTCAGGCTCGGGGGAATAGTGGTGTTTATCACCAAGGCCGCTACGAGAACCAAATCCTCGACTCGTTTGGACTGGAAGGCGACAAAAACGAAACCGGTTCGATTTACGATATCAAGGCTCCGGATTTCAATGCCTGCCTTCCGCCAATGGCTTGGCAAACCTATGACGTCGATTTTACGGCCGCGCGATTCGATGGCGATAAAAAAGTCGCCGATGCTCGGATGACAGTGCGTCTGAATGGTGTGACCGTCCAGAATGATGTCGCGGTTGGGAAAGCTACCCGTGCCGCACCACTCGCCGAAGGTGCCGGTCCCGGGCCAATCTATTTGCAGGATCACGGCAACGAAGTTCGCTTCAAGAACATCTGGTTGGTACCACGCGATCCAGAGCGTGAAGCCAACCGCCCGATCGTTCCTGGATTCGAACGATTCTTCACCGGTGGATCGCCCGACCCAAACGCCCTTGGCGGAGAGATGCTGATCAGCTCGCTGGCTTGTGCCGCTTGCCACCAAAACGAATCACATTCATTGCCAACCAAACGTGGTCCGAACCTAACTGACGTCGCTAGCCGACTTCGTCCCGACGCGTTGGTCTCGATGACCGCCAACCCACATCAAAGCAAAACGGGCACCAGTATGCCCGACCCATGGCCAAACGCGGACGCGGGTCAGCGAAATGCGAATGCCGCAGCGATCGCGAGTTTCCTACTGATCGAAAGCAATGACGATACCTGGATAGACCGTCCGTCCCGGCGATCGCAAATTCGCATCGGCGAATCGTTGTATCACTCCGTTGGTTGCGTCGCCTGCCATCAAGCATTCGACGATCGCAAGACCGCAACGAACACAACTATCCCACTTGGAGATGTCGCTTCGAAATATACCGTCGATGCCTTGGCGAGTTTTTTAAACGATCCCCACAAGGTCCGAAGCGGTGGTCGAATGCCTTCTCTGGTAGGTTCCAAGGCCGACGCCTATTGCATCGCTTCGTATCTGACGCGTGAAGTTACCCAGCGTCGTCCTAAAGTCGAAATGCAACGCAGCTTTTATCGGGGGAAGTGGGAAAAACTGCCTGACTTCAAAACGCTGACACCCGAGTCCGTTGAAACCGTCACCCGCTGGGACGACAACAAATATTTCAGCCAAAACAACATCGGCTTGGTCTATGAAGCGAAGATTCAAATCCTTTCGGACAATACGTACGAGTTCTCCGTAACCAGCGATGATGGTGCTCGCCTGGTCATTGGTGAAAACGAAGTGGTCAATGATGGTGTCCATCCTGCGACGACCAAACGCGGCCGCTTCAACCTGAAAGCGGGAATTCACCCGGTTCGTGTCGAGTATTTCAATGCCGGAGGTGGTGGCGAGTTGGAAGTCCATGTCAGCGATCCGACGATTGGACGTGTTCGCTTGGAAGAAATGCTCGCCAGTAGCGATGAAGCTCCTCGCAGCTTGGTCAAAGATCGATTTACCGTCGATGAGTCTCTGGTCGAAACCGGCCGAACCTTGTTCCAGTCATCCGGCTGTGCGAACTGCCACCAGCTTAATTCGATTCCTTCGACGATGCTCGCGCCGACGTCGTTGGCCCAAGCAAATTTGGACGCCGGATGTTTGGCCGATGAGGTGCAATCTCCCGCTGTGAATTATTCGCTTAGCGATCGACAGCGTGCCGCAATTGTTGCGACGATCAAGCGGCAGCGTGACGATCAAGAATCCGAATCGAAGTTGGCGGATGCCGATCTGGTTCATCTCAATATGGCGACGATGAACTGCTACGCATGCCATGTACGCGATGGCAAGGGCGGGCCGGAACCCTCACGCGATACCGCATTCCAGACCACGACGGTGGAAATGGGATGGGAAAGCCGGATGCCTCCACCGCTCGACGGCGTCGGCGACAAGTTGCAATCCGAATACCTGCACAAGACGATCGCCAATGGAGCCAACGAGCGTCCCTACATGATGACACGAATGCCGGGGTTTGGAAAAGAAACGCTCAACCACTTGGCCGATGCCTTGGTCAAATTGGATGTCCAGCCCGAAGGCGAATTAACCGCGAGCGACATCGAAGAAACCATTCACGATGGTCGAAGCTTGGTCGGCGCCAGTGGCTTGGCCTGTATCAAATGCCATGCGTATGGTGGAGTCAAAGGCGGAGGGATCGGCGTCATCGACTTGGTTTCAATGCCGAAGCGATTGCGTTCGGAATGGTTTCACCGCTATTTGATGGATCCAATCAAGTACCGTCCTGGAACCCGGATGCCCAACAGCTTTCCTGAAGGCCGCAGTACTTACACGAAACTGTACCACGGCGATGCCGATCAACAGATCACCGCGATTTGGTCGTATTTGAAGGCAGGAAAATCGGCGCAGGAGCCACTGGGACTGCGGGCCGGATCGATCCTGCTAACCGCAGGTCAACGACCGCTGATCTATCGCAACTTTTTCGAAGGCGTCTCCGGACGGGGCATTGCGGTCGGATATCCAGAAGGAATCAATCTAATTTGGGATGCAGAGCGTTTCGGATTAAACACCGTTTGGCGAGGCGCGTATATCGACGCGGCACGACACTGGACCGGGCGTGGCCAAGGACGAACAAGTCCCGTCGGTTCGGGAATCACCTCCTTGGAAACCGATACCCCGATCGCGATCGGAGATGACATTTCGATGAGTTGGCCGTCAGAAGATCCCCGTCAGTCAGGCTATCGGTTCAAAGGCTATCGATTGGACCAGGATGGGCGTCCTGTATTCCGCTATCAGATCGGTGAAGCAACCCTCGAAGATCATTTGCAGCCGATGACAGAATCTTCGGCCGTCCGCACACTAACGATTCGCTGGAACGCTGACGCTACGCCGCAGCAACTCATTTGGCGACCGGCAACCTCCGGCGATATTTCCACCGAAGGCGAGCAATTCAAAGTCGGATCGTTGACGATCGGGTTTGATTCACCGGCGCAGGTCGTCAATGCCGAAGGACGCCGTCAATTGCGACTGCTGCTGCCGGCACAACCGACCGTCACGGTAACGGAGGTTATTTCCTGGTGA